AGAAGAGGCGAAAGAAAAAGCTGACATTTCGGAAGAAGAACAGGGTGCGATCCGATTCTATGAAGAAGAATTAGAACAGATGGATCTTCCGGGAGAAGGAGAGCAAAAAGAACTGATCCATGCATGGCTTGTAGAGAAAGGAGATGGAGAAGCAGTCATTGAAAGCTTTCTTCCACAGATTCTTGAAATTGCAAGAACACATACGGGGAAAGGTGTTTTATTCGGAGATCTTGTACAGGAAGGTAATATTGGTCTTTTGGAAGCAATGGCAATTTATCAGGGAAAAGACGCAGAAGGATTCCTTGCACATGCGAAGAGTGCAGTAGAAGATTCTATTTTAGATGCGATCGCAATGCAAAGAGGTTCTGACAGTGTTGGAGAAGCGATGGCAATCAAGGCAAATCGTCTGGATGATGCTTCTACTTTCTTATCAAAAGAACTTGGAAGAGAACCAAAGATCGAAGAACTGGCAAAATATCTGTCCATGACAGAAGAGGAAGTCAAAGAGGTTATGAAGATATCCCTAGATGCTCTTTCAGTGATGGAAGCTGATATTAAACAGTCATAGAAGAAACAAATATCATATGGAACGCTTTGTGGAAGCAGATTGGAGGGCTGATCTTATGAATATCCGAGAAAAACAAGAACAGACAGAGATGGAATTATTAAGTCCATATGCGACACAAAGCATCCATACAAAAGGAAGAAAAAAGCCTGAGGTGGAATGTGAGATAAGAACCTGTTTCCAAAGGGATCGGGATCGGATCGTCCATTGCAAGGCTTTTCGCCGTTTAAAAGATAAGACACAGGTATTTTTATCTCCAGTGGGCGACCATTATCGAACAAGGTTAATGCACACTTTGGAAGTATCGCAGAATGCCAGAACGATCGCAAGAGCATTAAATCTCAATGAGACATTGACAGAAGCGATCGCGCTTGGACATGACCTTGGGCATACACCGTTTGGACATGCGGGAGAACGAGTGTTAAATGAAATGAATCCAGCAGGATTTAAGCATAATGAACAAAGTGTCAGGGTTGCTCAGTGTCTGGAGAAGAATGGACAGGGATTAAATCTTACATGGGAAGTCTTAGATGGAATGAAAAATCATTCAATGCACAGCATGCCGCATACATTAGAAGGAAAAATTGTGCGGCTGGCAGACAAAATTGCATATATCAACCATGATATTGACGATTCCGTACGGGCTAAGGTTCTACGGGAAGAAGATCTTCCAAAAGAATTTACGGAAGTCCTTGGAACAACATATCGGGAACGGATCAATACGATGGTGCTTGATATTGTAAAACATAGTGAGAATCTGAATGATATTGTGATGTCAAAGGAAGTAAGAGATGCAATGATCGGTCTTCGAAAGTTTATGTTTGAGAGAGTTTATGAAGAACCAAATACGAAGAAAGAAGAAGACAAGATCAAGAATATCATTGGTCCGTTATATGAGTATTATCTGATACATGTTGAGCAATTGCCAGAATATAATAAGAAGATGATCGATAAACCAGGAGATGTACCTGTGGCAGTTTGTGACTATATTGCTGGAATGACAGACCATTTTGCAATTGAGAAATATACTGAGATTTTTATCCCCAAATTTTTTATGCAAAAATAAAGGAAAATAAAAAAAGGTGTAGAATAATAATATATAGAGGGATTTTTTAAGGAGGGACAAGCGTTGATTTATGGTGAAGAAATCATAGAAGAGGTGCGAAGCCGGAACGATATTGTTGATCTGATTTCGACGTATGTACCGTTGAAGAAAAAAGGCAGTTCTTATTTCGGTTTGTGCCCGTTTCATAATGAAAAATCACCCTCTTTTTCTGTGAGCCGAGATAAACAGATGTATTACTGCTTTGGCTGCGGAGCCGGAGGTAATGTTTTTACATTTTTAATGGAATATGAGAATTTTTCTTTCCCGGAGGCATTAAAATATCTGGCAGAGAGAGCTGGAATGGAACTTCCGGAAGAGGAATTGAATGAAGAAGCCAAACGAGCGATGGATGAAAAAGCCAGGCTTCGGGAGATGAATAAACTTTCAGCCAATTATTTCTATTATCTGCTTCACAGCAAGCGGGGACAGAAAGGGCTTGCATATTTAAAAGACCGTGGGATCACAGATGCTACGATCAAACATTTTGGTCTTGGATATGCTGATATTTATAATGATGACCTGTATCGATTTTTAAAGAGTAAGGGATACAGTGATGAAGATCTGAAAGATTCAGCTTTGGTGACGATCGATGAAAGACGTGGTGGAAGTGATAAGTTCTGGAACAGAGTGATGTTTCCAATCATGGATGTGAACAACCGCGTGATCGGCTTTGGAGGCAGAGTCATGGGAGATGGTTCGCCCAAATATTTAAATTCAAAAGAAACCAAATTATTTGATAAAAGCCGTAATCTTTACGGACTGAATTTTGCAAGAAGTTCAAGAAAGAAAGAGATTATCTTGTGTGAAGGATATATGGATGTTATTTCCATGCATCAAGCAGGATTTACAAATGCAGTCGCAGCACTTGGAACTGCATTTACAAGTGGTCATGGGACGCTGCTTAAGAGATATACAGAGAATGTCATTTTGTCATTTGACAGTGATGAGGCGGGACAGCGAGCGATATTGCGAGCGATACCGATCTTGAAAGAAGCAGGACTTACGGTTCGTGTCCTTGATCTGACTCCGTATAAGGATCCCGATGAATTTATCAAAGGATTAGGAGCACAAGCACTGGAAGAACGAATCAGAAAAGCAATGAGCAGTTTTATGTTTCAGGTAAAAGTAGCCGCAGGAAGATATGATCAGGACGATCCAGAGTCGAAGACACAGTTTCAACATGAAGCGGCTAAACTGCTGGCAACGATTGAAGAACCGCTAGAACGCAAGAATTATATTGAAGCTGTTTCAAGAGAATATTATATCGGGGCAAAAGATCTGGAAGATCTTGTGAATTATTATGGGACTTCTGGATACAGCAGTGCTCAGAGACAGCAGACAACACCGCGTCAGCAGGAGAGACGTCTGCAAGTGAATGAGGCAAAAGAAGAGAAGAAGAAACAGCCGCAGAAACTGTTATTGACATGGATGGTCAATGAGCCACAGTTATTTGACAAACTAGAAGGAATCATCGGCCCCGATGATTTTTATGAACAGATTTACCATGGAGTGGCATTGTTACTCTTCAAACAATACGAAGAAGAGAAAGCAGTGATTCCAGGAAAAATATTAAATCAATATACAGATCTTGAAGACCAGAAGAAGATTGCAGAATTATTCAACACAACATTAAAGATCAGTCCATTAGCGGAAGATCGAGACAAGGCGTTGAATGATATCGTGCGAAGGGTCAAGGAAGACAGTATTGAACAACAGATGAACGCAACAAATGATATTTTGAGATGGCAGGATCTGATCAAGGAGAAAGCAAACCTTGCGAAACTGCATATTTCATTATAGGTTGGTTAAAATAGGAAGAGAAGAAAGGGACGAATTATGGAAGGTACAATGGAACAGTTCACCGAGAAACTTGCAGGTCTGGTGGAATTAGGAAAAAAGAATAAAAACTTTTTGGAGTATGCACAGATTGATTCATATTTTAAGGATATGAAACTAAATTCTGATATGATGGAAGCAATCTATGATTATCTGGAACAAAATGGAATCGATGTGCTGACTCTTGCCGCAGTTGCAGACGATGATGAAGATCTTGATGATCCAATCGAAGATGAAACAGAAATTGCTGTTCCTGATGGTGTCAGCATCGAAGATCCAGTCCGTATGTATTTAAAAGAGATTGGTAAAGTACCTCTTCTTAGTGCAGATGAAGAGATCAAACTTGCACAGAGAATGGAAGAAGGGGATGAAGCAGCGAAGAAGAAACTGGCAGAAGCCAACCTTCGTCTGGTAGTCAGCATCGCAAAACGTTATGTTGGACGTGGAATGCTCTTCCTTGACCTGATCCAGGAAGGAAATTTAGGTCTTATTAAAGCCGTAGAGAAATTCGACTATCGCAAAGGATATAAATTCAGTACTTATGCGACATGGTGGATCCGTCAGGCAATCACAAGAGCGATCGCTGATCAGGCAAGAACCATCCGTATTCCAGTGCATATGGTAGAAACGATCAACAAACTGATCCGTGTATCCAGACAGCTTCTTCAGGAACTTGGACGAGAACCTTCTCCAGAAGAAATCGCAGAGGAGATGGATATTCCAGTGGAAAGAGTTCGTGAGATCTTAAAGATCTCTCAGGAACCAGTATCATTAGAGACACCAATCGGTGAAGAAGAAGACAGCCATCTTGGAGACTTCATTCAGGATGAGAATGTACCAGTACCAGCGGATGCAGCAGCATTTACGCTGTTAAAAGAACAGTTAGATGAAGTACTTGGAACACTGACAGAGAGAGAACAGAAAGTCTTAAGATTACGTTTTGGATTGGATGACAGCAGAGCAAGAACTCTGGAAGAAGTTGGAAAAGAATTTAACGTTACAAGAGAACGTATCCGTCAGATCGAAGCAAAAGCATTGCGTAAGTTAAGACATCCAAGCCGCAGCAGAAAGTTAAAAGATTATTTAGATTAAGGTATGATTATGGAATTATCAAACAGATTAGAAACGATCGCATCTTTTGTCACAGAAGGTTATGTAGTGGCAGATATCGGGACAGATCACGGATACATACCAATCTATTTAACAAGTAATGGAAACTGCCCGAGAGCTTATGCGATGGATGTAAATAAAGAACCATTAAGCCGTGCCAAAACACATATTGAAGAAGAGAATGCAGGAGAGGTTGTATCCTGCATTCTTTCCGATGGATTACATGAACTGCCGCAAGATGATGTAGATTCTATTGTAATCGCAGGAATGGGTGGAGATCTGGTTGTCAGAATCTTAGAGCAGGACTTTGATAAATTAGCGAATGTAAAAGAATTGATCTTATCCCCACAGTCTCATTTAGAACGAGTGAGACATTTCTTAAATAATCATGGATTTCGGATTTTAGAAGAAGAATTCTTAAAAGAAGATGGAAAATACTACGTTGTGATCCGTGCAGTTCATGGAAAGCAACAGTATGACAAAGAGTGTTTTTATCGTTTTGGAGAAGAACTGATCCTCGCAAAACATCCAGTACTTCTTGAGTACTTAGATCAGGAATATGTCAAATATTCAAAAATCAAAGAAAGTCTTACAGACGATTCAAAAGAACACATCAGAAGACGAAAAGAAGAAGTGGAAGATTTACTTGGAGATATCATGGAGGCACTTTGTTATTATGAATTGTAGAGAACTGATCACATTTTTAGAAACAGAAGTTCCGTTAGAGACAGCAGAAGGCTGGGATAATCCGGGATTTCTTGTTGGAGATAAAGATAAAGAGATAAAGAAAGTTTTAGTTGTATTAGATATCACAAATGAAGTTGTAGATTATGCGATTGATCAAAAGGCAGATTTTATCCTTGCACATCATCCGATCATTTTTTCAAAGATCAACAAATGCACGAGTGATGATTTTCTTCAGAAGAAATTATTAAAACTGATCCGCCACGATATATGTGCATATGGAATGCATACATGTTACGATGTCTGCAGAATGGGAGATCAAGTAGCAGATCGCTTGAATTTGAAGGAAATACAGGGACCAGTTGAGCTATCTAAAAGCCACAATGAGAAAGCGTTTGGAAAAGGAATAGGGATTGTTGCCAAGATTGAAGATGAGATGAGTGTTGGAGAATACGCAAAGAAAGTAAAAGAAGCATTTTCTTTGGAAAATGTCATGGTATTTGGCAATCTAGATACAAAGATCTCTAAACTTGCAGTTGTTCCAGGATCAGGGAGAAGTATGATCAGTGAAGCGAAAAGTACAGGAGCAGATGTATTTTTAACTGGAGATATCGGGCATCATGAAGGCCTTGATGCAGTCGATATGGGAATGTGTGTGATCGATGCAGGACATTATGGATTAGAACAGGTATTTATTGATGATATGAAAGATCTGATTAGGACTCATTTCAGTGATATGAATGTGATCACATATAAGGCAGGAAGCCCTTATAAAGTTGTTTAAATAGTAGTTATATAAAAAGGAAGTGATGGCGTATGATCAAAGCCACAGTGAATCAAAGCATTTATGAAGTAAAAGAAGGAACAACACTTTCTGATCTTGCGAAGCAGGTACAGCTGCCTCAGGAGCCGATCATTTTGCTTGCCTATATGGATGGAAAGTTAAGAGAATTATTTACTCCTATGACAAAAGACTGCCATGTGCGTTTTGTAACATTAAAAGAACAGGCAGGGTATATGGCATATAAACGAACTGCCACGCTTATGTTTCTGAAAGCATGCGAAGATCTGCTTGGAACTGGTGCAACGACAAAGATCGCATTAGATTATTCAATCGGAAATAGTATTTTTTGTGATTTCCTAGAAGATCGTGTGATAGATGATGCTTTTGCTCAATCCATTCAAAAACGTATGGAAGAGCTAGCCAAAGCGAATCTTCCGATCACAAAAAGATCGTTAGACACAGATCAGGCCGCAAAATATTTTGACAGAATAGGCCTTAAGGGAAAGAAAGAATTATTTCAGTTCCGCAGGGAATCAAAGACGAATATTTACTCGTTAGACGGATATGATAATTATTTTTATGGATATATGGCACCATCGACAGGATATATTCCAGCATTTTTGGTGTCTGCTTATCAGCATGGGGTAGTACTTCAGATTCCCAAAAGGAAACAGACAGAGGAAATCGTACCATTTACACCACAGCCAAAACTTTTCCATGTGATGCAGCGTTCCAGAGAATGGACGAAAACGATGGGTGTTGACACGGTAGGTGCCTTAAATGATGAGATCACACATGGAAATATCAATCATCTGATCTTGTTACAAGAAGGATTGCAGGAAAAACTGCTAGCGGATATCGCGGATGAGATTGTAAGCAAGAATAAGAGAATCATCCTGATCGCAGGACCGTCATCTTCAGGGAAAACAACATTTTCCCACAGATTGTCTATTCAGCTTGAAATCGCTGGATTAACACCACACCCAGTTTCTATGGATGATTATTTCTTAGACAGGGAATTGTCTCCAAGAGATGAAAATGGAAATTATAATTTTGAGACGATCGCATCGTTGGATGTGGATCTTTTGACAAAACATATCAATCAATTGCTAGATGGAGAAGAGATTGATGTGCCAAGTTATAACTTTATTTCAGGAAAAAGGGAATATCGCGGACACAAATTAAAGATTGGAGAAAAAGATGTTCTGGTCATGGAAGGAATTCATGGATTAAATGGTACTCTTACGAATGAAATACCAGAAGATGCAAAATATAGAATCTATGTCAGTGCATTGAATCAGATCAACTTGGATGAACATAATAGAATCCCAAGTTCTGACGGAAGATTACTGCGAAGGATCGTGCGAGATGCCATGACAAGAGGAAATGATGCGAGAGAGACGATCTCCAGATGGGACTCTGTTAGAAAGGGAGAAGAAGACAATATTTTCCCATATCAGGAAGAAGCAGATGTAATGTTTAATTCAGCACAGATCTACGAGATCGCAGTCTTAAAACAATATGCGGAGCCTTTGTTATTTGCGGTTCCAAGAGATTGTCCAGAATATCAGGAAGCAAAAAGATTATTAAAATTTTTAGAATATTTTTTAAATATTCCAAGCGAAGCAATTCCAAAGACATCTCTTTTAAGAGAATTTATCGGTGGTAGTTGCTTTGATGTGTAAGATATGATATAATAATTGGCGCTTAGTTGGACAAATGGTCGCGCCGTTTCAGACGAAAGGGAAACGGTGAGGAAAGTCCGGGCTTCACAGGGCAGGATGCCGGATAACGTCCGGTAGGGGCAACCCTCAAGCTAGTGCAACAGAAATATACCGCCACGTAAGTGGTAAGGGTGAAATGGTAAGGTAAGAGCTTACCGCCTGGCTGGTAACAGGCAGGGCATATGTAAACCTCATCCGAAGCAAGACCGAGATGAAAACGATAGATCGGCCCGATCTGTTTTCAGGTGGGTCGCTGGAGCTTGCTGGTAACAGTAAGTCGAGATAGATGACCATTCAACGACATAACCCGGCTTATCGTCTGGCTAAGCATTATGAATAAGAATGATAGAGAAGTTGTAAGAGAAATCATAAGTAGATCTTACAACTTCTTTTTTTGATATGTAAAAAGAAGTTATAACAAATGTATTTCTTTCAGAAACCAGAAAAATCTTGAAAGAAATTGCAGATATATATATAAAAATGACGATAAAATGGATAAATCAAGCTATTCGTGAAAGAACTTTCAAAATATCAAAAAAACTTGAAATTAATTTTAAAACAGATATACTAAAGATAACGAAAGCAGGAAAGGGAGGAATTAAAAATGAATCCGAAAGTTGAGAATTTAAAAGGAAAACTGATCGTATCCTGCCAGGCATTGCCAGATGAACCATTACATTCTTCTTTCATCATGGGAAGAATGGCACTTGCTGCAAAACAGGGTGGAGCATCGGGAATCCGCGCAAATACACCAGAGGATATCAAAGAGATCAAAACACAGGTAGATCTTCCGGTGATCGGAATCATCAAGAGAAATTACGATGACTGTGAGATTTATATTACACCAACGATCAAAGAGATTGACGAATTAATGGAAGCGAAACCAGAGATCATAGCATTAGATGCAACAATTTCAAGCCGACCAAAGGGACAGAAATTAGATGAGTTCTTCCATGAGATCAAAGAAAAATATCCAGATCAACTACTAATGGCAGATTGTTCTACAATCGAAGAAGCACTCCATGCAGATGAATTAGGGTTTGATTTTATCGGAACGACAATGGTTGGCTATACAAAACAAAGCAAGGATCTTAAAATCGATGAAAATGATTTTGAAATCTTAAGAACAATCCTTTCAAAAGTAAAACATCCAGTGATCGCAGAGGGAAATATCAATACACCAGCAAAGTTAAAGAGAGTTTTAGAACTAGGAGCGTTTTGTGCAGTTGTAGGTTCAGCGATCACAAGACCACAGCTCATCACAAAATCATTTGCAAATGCTATCAAATAAAAGCATTTTTAAAAGGATCATGTATGGATTATTATGTAAAATCGGTCATACCGATCATTGAATCAAATTATGAAAATTTTACAGCTCTGGAAAAAAATATTGCGGATTTCTTTATGAAAAATGAAGAAAAAATGGACTTTTCAGCAAAAGAGATCGCAAAACACTTGTTTGTTTCAGAAGCTTCGTTATCAAGATTTGCAAAAAAATGTGGATTTCGAGGCTATCGAGAATTTATTTATCAATATGAGGAATCATTTGAAGAGAAAAATAAAGAACTC
The sequence above is drawn from the Anaerostipes hadrus ATCC 29173 = JCM 17467 genome and encodes:
- a CDS encoding sigma-70 domain-containing protein — protein: MDKNLFLKNMEEMIQIAKTNGNQIDHKELLDYFSDYELNEEAKKLLIASFVEAGIRVLGVDEAQIVAEEEAKEKADISEEEQGAIRFYEEELEQMDLPGEGEQKELIHAWLVEKGDGEAVIESFLPQILEIARTHTGKGVLFGDLVQEGNIGLLEAMAIYQGKDAEGFLAHAKSAVEDSILDAIAMQRGSDSVGEAMAIKANRLDDASTFLSKELGREPKIEELAKYLSMTEEEVKEVMKISLDALSVMEADIKQS
- a CDS encoding deoxyguanosinetriphosphate triphosphohydrolase, encoding MNIREKQEQTEMELLSPYATQSIHTKGRKKPEVECEIRTCFQRDRDRIVHCKAFRRLKDKTQVFLSPVGDHYRTRLMHTLEVSQNARTIARALNLNETLTEAIALGHDLGHTPFGHAGERVLNEMNPAGFKHNEQSVRVAQCLEKNGQGLNLTWEVLDGMKNHSMHSMPHTLEGKIVRLADKIAYINHDIDDSVRAKVLREEDLPKEFTEVLGTTYRERINTMVLDIVKHSENLNDIVMSKEVRDAMIGLRKFMFERVYEEPNTKKEEDKIKNIIGPLYEYYLIHVEQLPEYNKKMIDKPGDVPVAVCDYIAGMTDHFAIEKYTEIFIPKFFMQK
- the dnaG gene encoding DNA primase; the encoded protein is MIYGEEIIEEVRSRNDIVDLISTYVPLKKKGSSYFGLCPFHNEKSPSFSVSRDKQMYYCFGCGAGGNVFTFLMEYENFSFPEALKYLAERAGMELPEEELNEEAKRAMDEKARLREMNKLSANYFYYLLHSKRGQKGLAYLKDRGITDATIKHFGLGYADIYNDDLYRFLKSKGYSDEDLKDSALVTIDERRGGSDKFWNRVMFPIMDVNNRVIGFGGRVMGDGSPKYLNSKETKLFDKSRNLYGLNFARSSRKKEIILCEGYMDVISMHQAGFTNAVAALGTAFTSGHGTLLKRYTENVILSFDSDEAGQRAILRAIPILKEAGLTVRVLDLTPYKDPDEFIKGLGAQALEERIRKAMSSFMFQVKVAAGRYDQDDPESKTQFQHEAAKLLATIEEPLERKNYIEAVSREYYIGAKDLEDLVNYYGTSGYSSAQRQQTTPRQQERRLQVNEAKEEKKKQPQKLLLTWMVNEPQLFDKLEGIIGPDDFYEQIYHGVALLLFKQYEEEKAVIPGKILNQYTDLEDQKKIAELFNTTLKISPLAEDRDKALNDIVRRVKEDSIEQQMNATNDILRWQDLIKEKANLAKLHISL
- the rpoD gene encoding RNA polymerase sigma factor RpoD; translation: MEGTMEQFTEKLAGLVELGKKNKNFLEYAQIDSYFKDMKLNSDMMEAIYDYLEQNGIDVLTLAAVADDDEDLDDPIEDETEIAVPDGVSIEDPVRMYLKEIGKVPLLSADEEIKLAQRMEEGDEAAKKKLAEANLRLVVSIAKRYVGRGMLFLDLIQEGNLGLIKAVEKFDYRKGYKFSTYATWWIRQAITRAIADQARTIRIPVHMVETINKLIRVSRQLLQELGREPSPEEIAEEMDIPVERVREILKISQEPVSLETPIGEEEDSHLGDFIQDENVPVPADAAAFTLLKEQLDEVLGTLTEREQKVLRLRFGLDDSRARTLEEVGKEFNVTRERIRQIEAKALRKLRHPSRSRKLKDYLD
- a CDS encoding tRNA (adenine(22)-N(1))-methyltransferase, producing MELSNRLETIASFVTEGYVVADIGTDHGYIPIYLTSNGNCPRAYAMDVNKEPLSRAKTHIEEENAGEVVSCILSDGLHELPQDDVDSIVIAGMGGDLVVRILEQDFDKLANVKELILSPQSHLERVRHFLNNHGFRILEEEFLKEDGKYYVVIRAVHGKQQYDKECFYRFGEELILAKHPVLLEYLDQEYVKYSKIKESLTDDSKEHIRRRKEEVEDLLGDIMEALCYYEL
- a CDS encoding Nif3-like dinuclear metal center hexameric protein; translated protein: MNCRELITFLETEVPLETAEGWDNPGFLVGDKDKEIKKVLVVLDITNEVVDYAIDQKADFILAHHPIIFSKINKCTSDDFLQKKLLKLIRHDICAYGMHTCYDVCRMGDQVADRLNLKEIQGPVELSKSHNEKAFGKGIGIVAKIEDEMSVGEYAKKVKEAFSLENVMVFGNLDTKISKLAVVPGSGRSMISEAKSTGADVFLTGDIGHHEGLDAVDMGMCVIDAGHYGLEQVFIDDMKDLIRTHFSDMNVITYKAGSPYKVV
- a CDS encoding nucleoside kinase; protein product: MIKATVNQSIYEVKEGTTLSDLAKQVQLPQEPIILLAYMDGKLRELFTPMTKDCHVRFVTLKEQAGYMAYKRTATLMFLKACEDLLGTGATTKIALDYSIGNSIFCDFLEDRVIDDAFAQSIQKRMEELAKANLPITKRSLDTDQAAKYFDRIGLKGKKELFQFRRESKTNIYSLDGYDNYFYGYMAPSTGYIPAFLVSAYQHGVVLQIPKRKQTEEIVPFTPQPKLFHVMQRSREWTKTMGVDTVGALNDEITHGNINHLILLQEGLQEKLLADIADEIVSKNKRIILIAGPSSSGKTTFSHRLSIQLEIAGLTPHPVSMDDYFLDRELSPRDENGNYNFETIASLDVDLLTKHINQLLDGEEIDVPSYNFISGKREYRGHKLKIGEKDVLVMEGIHGLNGTLTNEIPEDAKYRIYVSALNQINLDEHNRIPSSDGRLLRRIVRDAMTRGNDARETISRWDSVRKGEEDNIFPYQEEADVMFNSAQIYEIAVLKQYAEPLLFAVPRDCPEYQEAKRLLKFLEYFLNIPSEAIPKTSLLREFIGGSCFDV
- a CDS encoding N-acetylmannosamine-6-phosphate 2-epimerase, with translation MNPKVENLKGKLIVSCQALPDEPLHSSFIMGRMALAAKQGGASGIRANTPEDIKEIKTQVDLPVIGIIKRNYDDCEIYITPTIKEIDELMEAKPEIIALDATISSRPKGQKLDEFFHEIKEKYPDQLLMADCSTIEEALHADELGFDFIGTTMVGYTKQSKDLKIDENDFEILRTILSKVKHPVIAEGNINTPAKLKRVLELGAFCAVVGSAITRPQLITKSFANAIK